CCGGATAAAAACCCCGGCAATCGCCCGTCCGGTCCACGCTCTTCCGGCGACCGTATCGAACCCGTCGAAACGAGGGACACCGACGTTCAGCGGGCCCGATAGAACGACGACGGAGAACGGTGATCTCGCCTCGAGCGGAACAGTTCGGGCGTCGTCCAGCACCGAACGGTCCGTTTTGATCGGGGCTCGAAGGATTGGGTGCAACGACAAGACATTTAACGTGGTAACACATGGCATATATCGAGGTGAACGAAGTGTCCACCCGTATGAACGACGATACGACGGACGGCATCGACGGCCGCGACGAATCGAGCGGAATCGACACGATCGAGTCCTACGAAGCGGACGGGTGCGTCGTCTTCTACGACGCGGAGAATCCGCTCGCCTGGGTGGAGGCCACCCGCACGATGCGACTCGAGGATCTCGCCTGAGGCCGAGGAAGGCGAACGCTTTTGCCGATACCGACACCACCTTCGAACAGTGGTATTCGAACGGACCGAACACGAGCCGGAGGAACACGATCCCGAGGCGGACTTTCACGATCCGGACTCGGACTCGCTCACGATTCCCCGGGTCGAGCCGCCGGCCGTGAGGGAGCCGGGAGCCGACCTCGGCGGTGGGGACGTGCCGGCCGACGTCGTCCAGACGTTCTGGATCGTCGTGATCGTGGTCAACGCGGCCGTGCTCGCCGTCTCCCTCGGCGTGATGCTCGTTGCCTTCCGGGGCGATACAGGCACCGGCGGGGGACTCGTCGTCGGTGGACTCGTTCTGTTCGGTCTCGCCTACCGCCGGTACCGGGCGTTTCGGCATCGACAGTCGACCGACGCCGAACGCGACTGGGGTGGCGACGACACCGAACCAGCCGACGCCGAATCGGCCGACGATGAACCGGCGACCGGAAGAGCTTCCGACGCGGACCCGGAGACAGGGAAGGCTTCCGATGCGGACCCGGAGTCGGCCCACGATCCAGAGCCATGAAGACCGTCCGAGACGACGAGGGTACGCTGTATCTCCTGTTGAAACGATCCGAGAGCGCGAGCCTCGTGCGCGATCCGTCGACTGGCAACGAGTGTTACGTCCAGAACGACCGGTTGACGCCCGTCGAGGGCGCCTCACCCCTCGAGACGGCCGCCGCGGGCGTGGGCGAACCGGTTCGACGGCTCCTCCGCGGCGTCCACGACGAGCGAACGCTCGGATTGTTGCTCGAACTCGGCGACGACGGGCCGACGGGCGTGCGCACGATCCTCGAGCGCTACGACTTCTGTGAGAGCGACCTCCACGGCCGACTCGTCGAACTCGTCGCCGTCGGACTGCTCGAGGAGGTCGAGGTCGACGGCGAGCGCGGCTACCGGCTCACCGAGACGGGCGAGCGGGCGCTGGCGGTCGTTCGGGACGCCGAGTAACGGCTCGCTCCGCACTCACTCGCCGGTGACAGGATCGCGGGCCCAGAACTCGCTGTCTTTCTTCAGTTTCGGTACCCAGGTGTCCTCGGTCCTCGAGAGCAGCGCCACCCTCGAGGCCGGCACCTGCTTGAGGACGTCGTGGTCGGGCATGTGCTCCTGTACCGCCTCGGCGAACTCGACGACGCGGTCGTGGTCGGGCATCGAGGACCGATCCAGCCGGCCGCGGGAGTGGCCGACGTGCATGTACGCCTTGAGTTCGACGAAGTCTGGGTCGGCGAGTTCGTAAAACGCGGCGTACCAGTCCGGGCTGTGCATATTTTCGCCCTCGACGAGCGTCGTCCGCAGCACCGTCCGGGTCTCCTCTTTCTCGGCGAGGACGTCCATCGACTCGAGCAGCTTCTCCCAGGCGTCGGCTTCCATCGCCTTGACGACCTGATCGAAGGTGTGGCGCTCGGGGGCGTCGACGCTGACGTAGAGCTGTGTCGGGTCACACTCCCTGAGCACGTCGGGACGGGTGCCGTTCGAGACGAGGAAGGTGGTGACGTCCCGGTCGTGGAAGGCCTCGATGAGTTCGGGGAGGTAGGGATAGAGCGACGGCTCGCCGTC
This portion of the Natronobeatus ordinarius genome encodes:
- the twy1 gene encoding 4-demethylwyosine synthase TYW1, whose translation is MSDSAETGVDAGADADRDGGDGGGGPMQVDSPNYHNVNHTAAQTCGWTANALRGEGKCYKNIWYGIESHRCIQMTPVVRCNERCVFCWRDHNGHAYEMDDVEWDDPDAVADASIELQKKLLSGFGGNDEVPREVFEESMEPRHVAISLDGEPSLYPYLPELIEAFHDRDVTTFLVSNGTRPDVLRECDPTQLYVSVDAPERHTFDQVVKAMEADAWEKLLESMDVLAEKEETRTVLRTTLVEGENMHSPDWYAAFYELADPDFVELKAYMHVGHSRGRLDRSSMPDHDRVVEFAEAVQEHMPDHDVLKQVPASRVALLSRTEDTWVPKLKKDSEFWARDPVTGE
- a CDS encoding DUF7322 domain-containing protein, with amino-acid sequence MVFERTEHEPEEHDPEADFHDPDSDSLTIPRVEPPAVREPGADLGGGDVPADVVQTFWIVVIVVNAAVLAVSLGVMLVAFRGDTGTGGGLVVGGLVLFGLAYRRYRAFRHRQSTDAERDWGGDDTEPADAESADDEPATGRASDADPETGKASDADPESAHDPEP
- a CDS encoding DUF7331 family protein, whose protein sequence is MNDDTTDGIDGRDESSGIDTIESYEADGCVVFYDAENPLAWVEATRTMRLEDLA
- a CDS encoding DUF7346 family protein, producing MKTVRDDEGTLYLLLKRSESASLVRDPSTGNECYVQNDRLTPVEGASPLETAAAGVGEPVRRLLRGVHDERTLGLLLELGDDGPTGVRTILERYDFCESDLHGRLVELVAVGLLEEVEVDGERGYRLTETGERALAVVRDAE